In one window of Carassius carassius chromosome 38, fCarCar2.1, whole genome shotgun sequence DNA:
- the LOC132119487 gene encoding adiponectin receptor protein 1-like, with product MSGEIRSASHADCQVTEECHVPADVELMELGPLLEEDGPIGAKGAQSEGASSLADDEEEDEEVGEFLTLPLQAHHAMEKMEEFVHKVWEGRWRVIPFHVLPEWLKDNDYLLHGHRPPMPSFRACFGSIFRIHTETGNIWTHLVGLILFLGLGTLTMLRPNMYFMAPLQEKVVFGMFFLGAVLCLSFSWLFHTVYCHSEKVSRTFSKLDYSGIALLIMGSFVPWLYYSFYCSPQPRLIYLTIVCVLGIAAIVVAQWDRFSTPRHRPTRAGVFMGLGLSGIVPTMHFTIEEGFVKATTVGQMGWFYLMGAMYITGAGLYAARIPERFFPGKCDIWFHSHQIFHVLVVAAAFIHFYGVSNLQEFRYGLEGGCTDDTLL from the exons ATGTCAGGCGAAATAAGGTCTGCCAGTCATGcagactgccaggtcacagaggAATGCCATGTCCCAGCTGACGTGGAGCTGATGGAGCTGGGTCCCCTGCTGGAGGAGGATGGCCCCATAGGAGCCAAAGGAGCCCAGTCAGAG GGAGCAAGCAGTCTCGctgatgatgaagaggaggatgaagaagTCGGAGAGTTTCTGACGCTACCACTGCAGGCTCACCATGCAATGGAAAAGATGGAGGAGTTTGTGCATAAG GTCTGGGAGGGCCGCTGGAGGGTCATTCCCTTTCATGTCCTGCCGGAGTGGCTAAAAGACAATGACTACCTCCTGCACGGTCATCGGCCTCCCATGCCCTCGTTCCGTGCCTGCTTCGGGAGCATTTTCAGGATCCACACAGAGACTGGGAATATCTGGACTCATTTAGTGG ggtTAATCTTATTCTTGGGCCTGGGCACACTTACCATGCTAAGGCCCAATATGTACTTCATGGCCCCGCTGCAGGAGAAGGTGGTGTTCGGGATGTTCTTCTTGGGTGCAGTTCTGTGCCTCAGCTTCTCCTGGCTTTTTCACACTGTTTACTGCCATTCTGAGAAAGTCTCTCGCACTTTCTCGAA actAGACTACTCTGGCATTGCTTTGCTGATCATGGGTTCTTTTGTACCCTGGCTTTACTACTCCTTCTACTGCTCTCCTCAGCCGCGTCTCATCTACCTCACAATCGTCTGTGTTTTGGGAATAGCAGCAATCGTTGTTGCCCAGTGGGACCGTTTCTCCACTCCCCGCCACAGGCCCACCAGAGCAG gAGTTTTCATGGGTCTTGGACTGAGTGGGATTGTCCCCACCATGCATTTCACCATCGAGGAGGGTTTCGTCAAGGCTACTACTGTTGGACAGATGGGCTGGTTCTACTTAATGGGCGCCATGTACATCACAGGTGCTGGGCTGTATGCTGCACGAATCCCAGAGCGCTTTTTCCCGGGCAAGTGTGATATTTGG TTTCACTCACACCAGATATTCCATGTGCTGGTGGTGGCAGCAGCCTTCATTCATTTCTATGGCGTGTCCAACCTGCAGGAGTTCCGCTACGGCCTTGAAGGAGGCTGCACTGACGACACTCTCCTCTGA
- the LOC132119048 gene encoding guanine nucleotide exchange factor MSS4-like translates to MDDSKQTSSPEGSVDPSLVSEDGKNVKAVLCQRCGSKVLCPGMALFAEKELFLPSMRKKTSIGQSDGTLDGDTLASHWLVDDMYTFENVGFTKDVGNVKYLICADCEIGPIGWHCLDDKKSFYVALDRVNHG, encoded by the exons ATGGATGACAGCAAGCAGACCTCGTCTCCTGAGGGATCTGTAGACCCCTCTCTCGTGTCAGAAGATGGTAAAAATGTGAAAGCAGTGTTGTGCCAGAGATGTGGCTCCAAAGTGCTCTGCCCAGGCATGGCACTGTTTGCAGAAAAGGag CTGTTTCTGCCTTCAATGAGAAAGAAAACCTCCATTGGTCAATCGGACGGGACGCTGGATGGGGACACATTAGCATCTCACTGGCTGGTTGATGACATGTACACATTTGAGAATGTGGGCTTCACAAAAGATGTAGGCAACGTGAAGTACCTTATTTGTGCGGATTGTGAGATCGGACCTATTGGTTGGCATTGCCTGGATGACAAGAAGAGCTTCTATGTGGCATTGGACAGGGTGAACCACGGATAG